The window GATCATACCTCTATTAAGTGATCTCCCATATTATTTTACTCGTTGACTTGATGTTAACCAACTTGTCATTTCTTTCAAGAGATACACACTGGTGAGGTAAACCCCTTCCCCTCCCcgcccccaaaaaataaataaataaaaatttgctagCATTGTCAGTAATAATAGAAAGATAGCATAAAATGAATCTAACATAACGGGCCCCCAAATTTGCTAGTATTGTCAGTAATAGTAGAAAGAGAACATAAAATGAATCTAACATAATGGTTAAAAATTTGAGTAAACGCGGATTTCACTTCAGAACACATAAGTTTTGACAGACCTGGAAGGATTTCAGTCAtttcaacctctctctctctctctctctctctctctctctctctcctccatttTCCCCTGCTCTCATATAAAGGGATTTACCCTCCCCCCTTTACTTTTCCCAATTTAGTTTTTACCCCTCTTCCATCCACCTTCTATCTCTCCAAATGAACAGTGTTTAAGGCTTTAAGCCAAGGAATAATAAAATCTAAGATCTCTTTACCAATAACCTAAGATCTCTTTATCAATAACGttgaagaaataataaaatctattttcatCCTTGCCACATTGGAATGTATTTCATATGGTGTTTCCATCCATGAGAAACAACATACGTTGTTTCCAAGATATATATAGGCCTAATCGAACATTtgacttttcagttttcaccaCAAGTCACAGGGAAGTAAGGAATCAGAACTTGGAATTGAAATTTGGTCCATTTACACCATTGGTGCATATCACCATCTTGAACTTTACCTATCACACAACACATTCCAAAAGCAATGGAACTCATGCTTTTGGCAGATCTAGCTTAATCTAATCATAAGAAGTAACAACAAAATGATGGCTACAATGCTAACAGtaaaatttattcatttcttCTGTAagcaaataaattattaaaaacatcTCAAGGGAGCAACCAAAGTACAATTTAGGTATATCTTAACTGCTGGAATTTGTAATTCTAACAGATAGAAAAGAATATgtaagccaaaaataaaaaccccagTCAAAAGATATCTACAGGGAGAGGGGGCGAAAGAAGGAACATTAGCCTTGTGGTTCAATGATGTCAAAGCAAAATATTGGACTGGATTTTTTACGCTCTTTAGACAAAGATAAATGGTAAAACCTTCCAAGATGGCACTATTGACATTCAATAGGAAACAGAATATGGTGCAGATTTCTACCAATTACCAGAAACAGCCAACAGAAAGAACCAACCTCTATAATCTAGAAGCACAATGCCAATAAGTTCTAGCTCAATTGACACTTTCTCCCTCCATCAGGAATGGGTTCAAGGTCCATTTAAGCGATCAGGGTGGATCACTgatcacataaatattatttactagaaAAGGAACAAGGGacctatttttcttttcttccaccGTCTCAAAAATAGGCAACACATAAAGAGGTCTTGCACAACGTACAAAACTTCGCATGTTTGCGGGGTTTGGAAGAGGGTGGTTAATAGACAACCTTAGCATCTTCtccccaaatattttttggagAGGCAGATTCTCGAACTCAAACCAGCGACTCGTCGCTTTTGGTGGAAGACACTTGCCATCACACCAAGGCCCAGCCTCTAAATAGGCAACACATATGGGTCCAAAAACTAAGGACACATGACTAATCCTGGAAACCTAATAAAAGAAACAATCAGTAATTCAGAGAATCAAACtgaattttctttcatatcatAAATGGCATAAAATCATCACAAAAACTCAAttcttattgaattttttttttccagtcctAAAACAGCCTACAGTTATGATAAATCAAAGCATAATTATATTCTACAACCGACTGCTAGACCTTTTTTTATATCTTTGAGTATTGAATCACTTTTTTGGTTGGTAGGGGACCTCACAATGTTTTGTGGATGTTGCAAAATAGATTGCCCGATGAGTTTTCCTTCATAATTTTCTCCCTCTCATATTGAGAGAGACCTGTTAGATCAATATATACAGACCTTATGCAAAGATCAGGTCCTCCGTAGCAAACTTGACTGATGACTCCATCAAATAACTATCAAGGAAGAAGCATGTATTGACAGTTACATGTTACTTACAAGTAATATGTCTCAAGATTAGCTTAAAATTTTCACTGTTTATGGCTTCTTTCCTGATGATTTTAAGGTAAACACTATCTCTATTGtacttatattaatttttttttccctcataaATTTCTAGCATATATTTTTGCCCAATAGCGATTTCAATAAGACAGTATTTAGCAAGATAGTATTCCTAGCAATATATACATTGCATAATACCAACCAAATTCAGCTAACTGCTATAAAAagatacttttttaaaaaatgcttGAGGCCAAAATATATCCTAATACCCTAAAAACTCCTTCATGcatatatagatagatatacAAAGGGTCACAAACATTAAGATAAGTTTCAGATTGAATACTGTGTAACTGCATAATCCCAATAAACCATCTTTATTCATTACTGAAGATTAGAATAACAATTGTTATATACAGAACAATTAGTGCCAAATACTCGGTACTTATCACCAAATTACACTCACCTATTCCATTTAGGGTGGTCAGTTGTGCACCACCACCAATTTGCTTTGGCAGGGATGTAAGTAAACATAGctcaattcaaaacaaaatggtACCTTGAATCCACATAGCTCTCAACATCCCAGAGGAAAGAACCAAAAGTAACTGCCTCCAAGACAAGTCTCTTTAAACCACCAAAGCTAATCTTGATGAGTTCGTCCTTCGAAGAATCCACTGTTCCTTGTGGTGTTATGACAATCTCAGGTCTACCAAACAATGCCTCTGTGTGCTTCTCAATGATGCTAACAGCCTCTTTTGATCTTATCGTTGCATATCTCTGAAGCGTCTCCCCATCAAAAGACATCACATAATTTCTCAATCGAGATGGCTTTATTCCCTGACCAAACCCCCCAGGACTGATGTCATCAGACCAGGAAGAGACTTCAGCATGGGATGATGCCGCTTGGAAAGAGCCCTCCTCACCACCATTGGGTCTCATGCTCTCCCCCACAACTTGCTGAATATCACTCTCTTCTACATCTGATACATTTGGAAGGATTTTCATTGTCTTCTCAAGCTGAAACCTCTGGTCAACCCGCTTAAGGAAGTAGCCATACATTACAGATGCTGCATAGACTTGGCCAACCCTTAGTTTGCTAATCTGTGCTACAGAGTTTGAATCAGTCACACGGTTCCCCAGAATCAGAGCTAAGTGGTTCTTAATCATCTCATAGGCTTCAGGAGAATGAAGCTGCTCAAGCTTTTCATCTTGGCTTGGCCATACATCGACTCGGCCAGAAGGATCCGACGAAGAGGGTGAAATGGCAGGTATCAAAGAAACATTGGCATCCATGAATTTCTGTACCACCAGTGCATACAAAATCTCTTCCAAAgcctttttcctttcattagCCTTAACCTCAGCAATTCTCCTGATAATTTCAATAACCCAAAACAAGAATAAATGATTATCCTCAAAATTTCATTTCAGTTGTCAAAAAGATAAATggaaagaaacagaaagaaaaacaaacccctctctctctctctctttacttctcaccaaaaattgaaaatttaagttaACTACAGCTGGTGCCATGTTCATGAGTGAGTTAAGTATTTGGAAAATGCTATATAGTACTAgtaattttactacaaaaacttTATAAACAGGTGTGGCAAAGGATGTGATTGGTGCCAcatcaataacataataaataaatttgtaaattagcTTTCTGTACTATGTTTAAAAGTTGACAGGTTAATTTATAAACTCTTatgtagcaaaattttgtaCAATCCTTAGCTTCACTCtttaattacttttaagatttccCAATCATAGTCATACCTTCTTGGATCCCCTGGCTTTAACAACCATCACACAGAGCCTAGCAAATTGATTCCTAGAATATAATGAAAAGGTTGACAAACCTGTATAGAACTAGGTCGGTGCCAGAAGCAGAAGGATCATCTTTCTTTATGTCAGCATCACGGTCAGTTTGGAGCTGGTCAAGCTGCTGCTCAACTGCAGCAGGAACAAGATGCGGGTGGCTCATCAATATCTGTGACAAAAACTGCCCAATTGGAGACTCCAGCCGAAGCGGAGCAATTGGAGACTCAGTCGAACCCACAGAGTCTGGAGACGATGACGCCCTAACCACCAAGCATCTCCTATTTCCGAAACCCAATCTCTTATGCGCCAACTTTGAGTGAGAAATTGAAGTGTAATGCTGCCAAGACAAGACATCAATCATATATAAGccaaaactctattttctcACACAAAGGAAGCAATAAGTCTAGTCTAGAGTCACAATGGTAGACAGTAAAGTAGTGTCATGAGAATCAAAAACAACTCGACGATTCAAAATTGTGCCTTTTGTGTGTTCATATTAAAATGAACGCAcacaactatatattttaataataaaacttttttttacataaGTAAAGCAATCGATTCGatttaaaggatttttttttttttttttaataatagaaaTCGCACATAATGACTCCcaaaccatgtttttttaattgttactttgaaaaagccaaaaacaaaaaacaaaaaataagaaacccataaataaataaataaataaaaaaaggtgtatttgggtcaatttttatttttccgttTTTTAAAAACAGGGTTTCACTCTTCACAATCTTACTTCAGAGATCATCGCGAGCAtaaattttaacccaaaaaaaagagagagaaaaaataaaagcagaTTGTACCTTAATTGAGGAGTGGAAGTTGGTACCGAAACGCACAAAATCGGGGCCGTTGGCTGGCGACGACCTGGATAATATATTGGAGGGTCCGGATGTGCTAAGTAAGTGAGATCGGACCATTGTAGCCTTCATTGCTTCCATTTCCAGCTctgtaaaacaaatataaaaattttaattgcaaatactaacagcaaaaaaaataaaaaagaagaagcagatAAAAATCGGAGAACAGAATGAAAACCTAGGGCTAGGAATAGGATAGGAAGGAGAAAGGCAGGTGAGGAAGATAAACCAACCCTAGAGAGTAAAGAGtgaacaagaaagaaagaaagaaagaaggttGGAGTCAAAAtgaatttgtgttgtgtttatGGAATTGGTTGCACAATAATATGATGGTCTGATCTCTGCGTTTTGTGTTGGGCGGAATTCAGAGGTTCTGTGGGCCGGCTGaacaaagttttatttattgCCGCGTTTGTGACTTGGTCTAGATTAAGGCCCCTGCTGTTTCGCTTTATTACGGTAATGCCTCTATTAACTTCACTATTTCTTGCTTTCTCCAATTTTAACTTCACTATTTCTTGCTTTCAggataaaacccaaaaaaaaaaaaaaaacaaaacaaaaattctgatCTTGTAATTCTATTTAGGGTGTCTACAGGTCGGGTCAAGTTGGGTGTGGGCTCAACTCAAGCTTGACTCGATCCCATCTAGTAGAAAAATTAAGGATGTGTCTTCAAAATAAGCAAGAATgctttttttacaaaaaaataccATTTTCGGGTATTTCAATCGGAACACCGAAAGGAGGCATTAGCCCTTTTTCTCGTTCTGGAATCAATCGTAATGGAATGATGAATCTATTTCTTCGTCTCTTtgccaataaataaaaactttcgTAGAGAATAACAGGATATATTAAATTACAATGATCCCTTCGATTAAGTTTTGAATAACTAGGAATctcactttgtttttttttttttataccaaagATATTTGAACAGACCGAAAGCATtaacaaatcaaatcaaattagaTTTTTCTTGGGTCAAGTTGATTTTGGTCAAAATCGAGAGAGGCCGCAGTAATTAAGATTTCGGCCAATCTTTCTCGAAGATCTGAACATGGAGAATAGTAGCAATTCTGACCATAGACAACGAAGATCTAAATAGAGATGGCAGGGGATCGATTCAATCAATTCTTAGAGAGTAAGACCCGCTATAATCAAGTTTTGAAGCTTTACACCAATTTATCACTGCTCTTGTCAAATCGAGTGAGTTTTTGAATCAATGCACCACAAATCAAATGGCTTGATCAGGTCGAGTAGATCTTGGACAACTCGAATCCTGTTGCATTGCTTTTGCAGTTTACATCTTgcacatcaaaataaataaaaatgataacttACTAATTACTACTTACACACTAAAGATTGTTTatgaattgaaaatatatatattttattaatatgatcATTAAAAACAATAgagtaatattttaattaattaaaagaatcacatctctatattttaaatttttttacacaacCACTTacgattttttataaaaatattataataaattattttataagtaatgAGCCATAAAGCACATTTGAATACATTTATTGAACCATTtgaactttttcttcttcttctttttataaagtttcaacctataacattcagaccaagacaccagtCAGTTTTTTATGTAGGCGGGAATTAAACCTCATATTTCTTATTTAACTATCAAAAaatttaccaattaaactaattgGAACTCACAAATGATTTTGAACTATTATACCTTTATATGATCTTTAGTTTGTTCTTCACTACTTTAGGGTCGTGGGGCTAACTCTTTGATAGTTGGTACAAACATAAagaataaaaagcaaaaaaaaaatttaaaaaaaaaaaataataacgtATTGCATTtggaaatataataattatgtgaCCTCTCGTTGCAATAATATATGATATTATTAAACTATCTGACAAGGAACCAAGATACACACGGCATGGTGTGGTGATCCGAGACAATAACGGCATGGTTTTGGCTTCAATGTCTAAACAATTACCACAAAATACACACGGCCTTGGAGATTGAAGCACTGGCAGCTTCACCACCATTGGCGTTTGCATCAGATTTGGGATTTTATCGCAGTGTCCTAGAGACTCATTGGTGTTGGCTACGACGTTGATCAATAACAGCTCCTTTTTGTCCTCAAATGGTTTGTTAATTGAGTATATCAGATttaatgctaatttttttaatcaattactTTACTCTCATGAAAAGAGAGAGGGTAATAAGGTTGCGCATAAGTTAGCAAGACATACTCTTTGTATTTCAAGCTTTTCGATGTGGATGGAGGTTATTCCACCACCCTTACTTCCTGTTGTCCTAGTTGACATTGTTAGGTTTTCTTAATAAAGCTTGACGTCTttcctctccaaaaaaaaaaaaaaacattttacaaaatcaCTTTTTGACTAAAATGCATGCTAAGGGTCTATGACTCTATGAATAGCCTATTCAAACAAGCTCTATATGGTCAAGACTCAAGAGCattgtaatttaataattatagtATTGTTCAATTCTATTCCAATGATTTCCCCACTTATTGTAAGCaaaataattaaacacacacacatatgacatatatatatatatatatatatatatatatatatctcagtCATGTGGAGTTAATTGGTGCGTTATCAAtcatttgaagtttgaacaacAACTTTATTTGATAAATTAACTAGTTTTGTggtacaaaaaattaaaacatccTCAAATAATAAACAAGGAGTTTGACAAATATGAAATGGAAGCTAAGATCACTAAACATGAAACTAGTAAATTTTCTTAAAGAATAAGAGATACAAAATTATGTTATAAAAACAAGCATTTTGCAATGCAATTTGAAaagactacttttttttttattatgaaaagaCTACTTATTTGAATGTTCACCTTTTGTTGATGAGATAAATTcatcataattaaaattaatattcacTATTATTGTaggagaaagttttttttttttttaagtaagttTCAATTAGATCGATTTGTAAAGTCTcttttcataaattgaaattctcttcttaaaaaaaaataaaaataagaagaagataaagaataaGGTAAATAAGTTATAATAAATGGCTCAAAAATTGGAGGTACTAGTAAAAGATAATATTATGGCTCAATAAATATGGGTTTTGTTATGTTTTGTACCATtcatttaaccaaaaaagaaaagaagcaattATTAGGATGGGGTTGTTTGGTCATTTAAGGCTGGCAGTAAAAGATCTTTTAGATTGCGGACAGCACAAGGAGATGGGAACAAAATTGGGTCAGTCTTCGCGAGATCTCTAGGTTGTGtaattggattggattggattttgGACCCATATGTACTTTGTTCACTTGTTGTTGTGGCTGACGCTTGTGGTagccataaaaattgaaattggtCCTTGAATAATGAATATGGAATGGTCTACGCGTCTCATTTTAGATGGAACATTTGTACGTGTGGTTTCGGGTTTTTAGAATCTAATAAATTGCTTATGCAGTTATGCGAGTCGCCGCCACTCGGCTGTTACATTTCCACTCAGTCAATTTGTGTCATCGCATGAGTGCCCAATCAATatcattctttccttttctcaaaaaaaaaaaaatatcattctttCCTACCTATCAAAGATATTGATATTattcagctaaaaaaaattttgatattttgtgtaatgtgtaatattatttGAAGAGAAATTTCTTCATAATTTCTTCCTTACAAAGTCACTGTTTTAATACTTTTCATACCCACAAAATTATGATAACCATTTGTCAGGAAGGTGACTCCTAGTCTCCTACATAAATTTCGTCCAAGATCATTTTAAACTGATATTCTCTTCTTGTCCTAGAAGCATCAAGTCTTTGCTAAAAAGAGAGAACTAAGTTCAAATCTTCCCTCTTCCAattgttataataataaaacaatatataaaaaaaaggttcaatTGTCATTTTAATCCCTAACATTTGTCATATGTGttataataatttctaacattcTAAATGTATTAGTTTAATTCTTAATATTTTGGTATTGCATCAAAATAGTCTCTATTGTTAA of the Quercus robur chromosome 10, dhQueRobu3.1, whole genome shotgun sequence genome contains:
- the LOC126701374 gene encoding UV-B-induced protein At3g17800, chloroplastic, translated to MEAMKATMVRSHLLSTSGPSNILSRSSPANGPDFVRFGTNFHSSIKHYTSISHSKLAHKRLGFGNRRCLVVRASSSPDSVGSTESPIAPLRLESPIGQFLSQILMSHPHLVPAAVEQQLDQLQTDRDADIKKDDPSASGTDLVLYRRIAEVKANERKKALEEILYALVVQKFMDANVSLIPAISPSSSDPSGRVDVWPSQDEKLEQLHSPEAYEMIKNHLALILGNRVTDSNSVAQISKLRVGQVYAASVMYGYFLKRVDQRFQLEKTMKILPNVSDVEESDIQQVVGESMRPNGGEEGSFQAASSHAEVSSWSDDISPGGFGQGIKPSRLRNYVMSFDGETLQRYATIRSKEAVSIIEKHTEALFGRPEIVITPQGTVDSSKDELIKISFGGLKRLVLEAVTFGSFLWDVESYVDSRYHFVLN